Proteins encoded in a region of the Bacillus methanolicus genome:
- a CDS encoding assimilatory sulfite reductase (NADPH) flavoprotein subunit — MQLQVMNSPFNKEQTELLNRLLSTLTETQKVWLSGYLAASHSVFVSRTPEVPAAELPAGSTGQTISKEVTILYGSQTGNAQGLAENAGKTLEGRGFQVTVLSMSDFKPNNLKKVQNLLIIVSTHGEGDPPDSALSFHEFLHGRRAPKLDDLRFSVLALGDSSYEFFCQTGKEFDSRLEELGGTRLYPRFDCDLDYDEPAAEWLEGVLDGLREANEGNVASSPTAAPQVGGSVYSRTNPFKAEVLENINLNGRGSNKETRHIELSLEGSCLTFEPGDSLGIYPENDPALVGMLLEEMKWDPEEIVAVNKQGDVRPLKEALISHFEITVLTKPLLEKAAKLSANEELRKLLSPGNEEKLKAYLEGRDLLDLVRDFGPWSVSAQEFISILRKMPPRLYSIASSLSANPDEVHLTIGAVRYHTHGRERKGVCSILCAERLRPGDTLPIYIQHNQNFKLPNNPDTPIIMIGPGTGIAPFRSFMQEREEIGAKGKSWLFFGDQHFVTDFLYQTEWQKWLKDGVLTKMDVAFSRDTDEKVYVQHRMLEHSKELFEWLQEGAVVYICGDEKKMAHDVHNTLLEIIEKEGGMSREKAEDYLAGMQQQKRYQRDVY; from the coding sequence TTGCAACTTCAGGTAATGAACAGTCCGTTTAATAAGGAGCAGACAGAGCTCCTAAACCGCCTTCTGTCGACTTTGACAGAAACACAAAAAGTCTGGCTGAGTGGTTATCTTGCCGCGTCCCATTCTGTTTTCGTTTCGAGAACTCCAGAAGTGCCGGCAGCAGAACTTCCTGCGGGGAGCACCGGGCAGACAATCTCAAAAGAAGTGACCATCCTTTACGGATCACAGACGGGCAACGCCCAGGGGCTTGCGGAGAATGCAGGCAAGACGCTTGAGGGCCGCGGATTTCAAGTAACCGTCTTGTCCATGAGCGATTTCAAGCCGAACAATTTGAAGAAGGTCCAAAACCTGCTTATTATCGTGAGCACACATGGAGAAGGCGACCCTCCGGATAGCGCTCTGTCGTTCCATGAGTTTCTTCATGGAAGGAGGGCGCCAAAGCTTGACGATTTGCGCTTTTCTGTGTTGGCGCTTGGGGACAGCTCGTATGAGTTTTTTTGCCAAACGGGAAAAGAATTTGATTCTCGGCTGGAAGAGCTTGGCGGAACACGGCTTTATCCGCGCTTTGACTGCGACCTTGACTATGATGAGCCGGCGGCCGAATGGCTTGAAGGAGTTCTTGACGGCTTAAGGGAAGCGAATGAAGGAAATGTTGCTTCTTCTCCGACAGCTGCTCCTCAAGTAGGTGGATCGGTGTATTCCAGAACAAATCCGTTTAAAGCAGAAGTGCTTGAAAATATCAATTTGAACGGCCGTGGCTCAAATAAAGAAACGCGCCATATCGAGTTATCGCTTGAAGGGTCTTGTCTCACATTCGAACCGGGTGACAGCCTCGGAATTTATCCGGAAAACGATCCGGCTCTTGTGGGCATGCTTCTTGAGGAAATGAAATGGGATCCGGAAGAAATCGTGGCAGTCAATAAACAAGGAGATGTCCGACCGCTCAAAGAAGCGCTCATCTCCCACTTTGAAATTACTGTTTTAACAAAACCGCTTCTTGAAAAGGCGGCGAAGCTTTCAGCGAATGAAGAATTACGCAAGTTATTATCACCGGGTAATGAAGAAAAATTAAAAGCATATCTTGAAGGGCGCGATTTGCTTGATTTGGTCCGTGATTTTGGTCCGTGGAGTGTATCGGCGCAAGAGTTTATCTCCATTCTCAGAAAAATGCCGCCCCGCCTTTATTCGATTGCGAGCAGTTTATCCGCAAATCCGGATGAAGTGCATTTAACAATCGGCGCCGTCCGGTATCATACACACGGCCGCGAACGAAAAGGTGTCTGCTCGATTTTATGTGCGGAGCGTCTGCGGCCAGGGGACACGCTACCGATTTACATTCAGCATAACCAAAACTTTAAGCTGCCAAATAATCCGGATACGCCGATCATCATGATTGGACCGGGAACAGGCATTGCCCCGTTCCGCTCCTTTATGCAGGAACGTGAAGAAATCGGGGCGAAAGGAAAATCATGGCTGTTTTTCGGGGACCAGCATTTCGTGACGGATTTCCTTTATCAGACAGAATGGCAAAAGTGGTTGAAAGACGGCGTGTTGACGAAAATGGATGTCGCGTTTTCGCGCGACACGGATGAAAAGGTGTATGTGCAGCACCGCATGCTTGAACACAGCAAAGAATTGTTCGAGTGGCTTCAAGAAGGAGCAGTTGTTTATATTTGCGGCGATGAGAAAAAAATGGCACATGACGTCCATAACACTTTACTTGAGATTATCGAAAAAGAAGGCGGCATGAGCCGTGAAAAAGCGGAAGACTATCTTGCTGGCATGCAACAGCAAAAACGTTACCAACGTGATGTATACTAA
- a CDS encoding GNAT family N-acetyltransferase: MSGLEAYIMNMYTKPDFRGQGIARSLLEECISYCKSLGVERIWLHASSDGYSLYKKMGFIEKNSEIELIL, encoded by the coding sequence ATGAGTGGATTAGAAGCATACATAATGAATATGTACACCAAGCCAGATTTTAGAGGGCAGGGAATAGCCCGTTCTTTATTAGAAGAGTGTATTTCATACTGTAAATCATTAGGAGTGGAACGAATATGGCTACATGCTTCTTCAGACGGTTATTCTCTTTATAAGAAAATGGGATTTATTGAAAAAAATTCAGAAATAGAATTGATTTTGTAA
- a CDS encoding amino acid ABC transporter permease, translating to MMDFSILTKNIDMFLEGFKNTVLASVIALAASFLLGTVIAIMRISPIKPLNWIGTAYVEFIRNIPLLIITFFFFVGTPVLGLTFSGFAAGTIALSIYTAAFIAEAIRAGIQAVPKGQMEAARSSGLTYNQAMRLIILPQAIKIVIPPIGNQFINLVKNSSILAVVAGLDLMYHADLVSSKTLVVFDVYIFVALFYLILTVPLSLGVGYLEKLLAKSF from the coding sequence ATGATGGATTTTTCAATATTAACAAAAAATATTGATATGTTTTTGGAGGGATTTAAAAACACGGTTCTTGCAAGTGTCATTGCACTCGCAGCGAGCTTCCTGCTCGGAACGGTAATTGCAATCATGAGAATTTCCCCGATTAAGCCTTTGAACTGGATTGGAACTGCATATGTTGAATTTATTCGAAATATTCCACTTTTAATTATCACCTTTTTCTTCTTTGTCGGGACTCCTGTGCTTGGTTTGACATTCAGCGGGTTTGCAGCCGGAACGATCGCCCTTTCGATCTATACGGCAGCGTTTATTGCCGAAGCTATTCGCGCAGGCATCCAGGCCGTACCGAAAGGCCAAATGGAAGCGGCAAGATCCTCAGGTTTAACATACAATCAGGCAATGAGATTGATCATTTTGCCACAAGCCATCAAAATTGTTATACCGCCAATAGGAAACCAATTTATTAATCTTGTTAAAAACTCATCCATATTAGCAGTGGTGGCAGGCTTGGATCTTATGTACCATGCAGACCTTGTTTCTTCTAAAACATTGGTTGTATTTGACGTTTATATATTTGTCGCATTGTTCTATCTAATCCTTACTGTACCATTAAGCCTTGGGGTTGGATATCTCGAAAAACTCCTGGCAAAAAGCTTTTAA
- a CDS encoding GNAT family N-acetyltransferase, giving the protein MYKEGLNENYEQVGFARVISDLATFAYLCDVFVLPKYRGLGLSKWLVKVITSHPELKGVRRFMLATLDAHSLYAIFGFEQLDTPERFMQINRSNIAIPTETTN; this is encoded by the coding sequence ATATATAAAGAAGGTTTAAATGAAAATTATGAACAAGTGGGTTTTGCTAGAGTAATCTCTGATTTAGCAACTTTTGCTTACCTTTGTGATGTGTTTGTACTCCCTAAATATAGAGGTTTAGGACTTTCAAAATGGCTAGTAAAAGTTATAACAAGCCATCCTGAACTTAAAGGAGTTCGCAGATTTATGCTCGCGACTCTTGATGCACATTCCTTATATGCAATATTTGGTTTCGAACAATTGGATACGCCTGAACGCTTTATGCAAATAAATCGAAGTAACATTGCAATACCAACCGAAACAACAAATTAA
- a CDS encoding LysR family transcriptional regulator, giving the protein MYYEELKTFVTLAEVKNFTKTAEILLMSQPSVSLHIKNLEKEFQTKLFLRSPKFLQITPSGEILYDRAKQMITIYEQTRQDILEHDNSIKGLLKIGASFTIGEYILPSLLLDLQNDYPELELQVTIGNTEEIVQSVRLYQVDIGLIEGQTNEKELSVHAFMQDELFIVSSNKHELACKDEVTMADLQNQAWVTREVGSGTREYLNHVIRSNGLKVKSLLTISSNQGIKETLINGMGLSLLSRSVIERDVQHRNLSIIQLKDQSFYRTLSYIYSPIMQDKKNVKTFINALNKKWPNSKKEIQF; this is encoded by the coding sequence TTGTACTATGAAGAGTTAAAAACATTTGTAACCCTCGCAGAAGTTAAAAATTTCACAAAAACAGCCGAAATCCTTCTCATGTCACAACCAAGTGTAAGTTTGCACATAAAAAATTTGGAAAAAGAATTCCAAACAAAATTATTTCTGCGTTCTCCAAAATTCTTACAGATCACCCCATCCGGAGAGATTTTATATGATCGCGCAAAGCAAATGATCACGATCTACGAACAGACTAGACAAGACATTCTCGAACATGATAACTCCATAAAAGGACTATTAAAAATAGGGGCTAGTTTTACAATCGGCGAGTATATCTTGCCTTCTTTACTTCTTGACCTTCAAAACGACTATCCAGAACTTGAACTGCAAGTTACAATTGGAAACACGGAAGAAATCGTTCAGTCTGTCCGGTTGTATCAAGTCGATATAGGTTTAATTGAAGGTCAAACAAATGAAAAGGAGCTTTCCGTACACGCTTTTATGCAAGATGAGTTATTTATTGTTTCTTCGAACAAACATGAACTTGCCTGTAAAGATGAAGTTACAATGGCTGATCTTCAGAATCAAGCATGGGTAACCAGAGAAGTCGGATCAGGTACACGTGAATATCTTAACCACGTCATTCGTTCAAATGGTTTGAAAGTGAAATCGCTTCTTACCATAAGCAGTAATCAGGGAATTAAAGAAACACTGATCAATGGTATGGGGCTATCTCTCCTATCCCGCAGTGTCATTGAAAGAGACGTACAGCATAGGAATCTTTCTATTATACAGTTAAAAGATCAGTCCTTTTACCGAACACTTTCCTACATTTATTCCCCCATTATGCAAGATAAAAAGAACGTGAAGACATTTATAAATGCATTAAACAAAAAATGGCCTAACAGTAAGAAAGAGATTCAATTTTGA
- a CDS encoding amino acid ABC transporter ATP-binding protein has translation MIVFDNVNKYYGDFHVLKNINLKISKGEVVVVIGPSGSGKSTLLRCINGLETISSGSLTVNGIPVNDKKTDINKLRRNIGMVFQHFHLYPHKTVLENITLAPMKVLGKSDKEAKETAEFYLKKVGIPDKANSYPSQLSGGQQQRVAIARGLAMKPEIMLFDEPTSALDPEMIGEVLDVMKTLAKEGMTMVVVTHEMGFAKEVADRIVFMDHGQILEEAAPAEFFANPKEERAKIFLSRILNH, from the coding sequence ATGATAGTCTTTGATAACGTAAATAAATATTACGGTGATTTTCATGTCTTAAAAAATATTAATCTTAAAATTAGCAAAGGCGAAGTTGTCGTCGTAATCGGCCCTTCCGGTTCGGGAAAAAGTACGTTGCTTCGATGCATTAACGGTCTTGAAACGATTTCAAGCGGATCTTTAACGGTAAATGGTATTCCCGTTAATGATAAAAAAACAGACATTAATAAATTAAGGCGCAATATTGGAATGGTTTTTCAGCATTTTCATTTATACCCTCACAAGACAGTGCTTGAAAACATTACTCTTGCGCCAATGAAGGTGCTTGGAAAATCTGATAAAGAAGCAAAAGAAACAGCAGAGTTTTATTTAAAAAAGGTAGGAATACCTGATAAAGCTAATTCCTATCCCTCCCAGCTTTCCGGAGGGCAGCAGCAAAGGGTTGCCATCGCAAGAGGTCTTGCGATGAAGCCGGAGATCATGCTTTTTGATGAACCAACCTCTGCTCTCGATCCTGAAATGATTGGAGAAGTGCTCGATGTTATGAAGACGCTGGCGAAAGAGGGAATGACAATGGTGGTTGTTACTCACGAAATGGGATTTGCAAAAGAAGTGGCTGACAGAATTGTCTTTATGGACCATGGACAGATTCTTGAAGAGGCAGCACCGGCTGAGTTTTTCGCCAACCCGAAAGAAGAAAGGGCGAAAATTTTTCTCAGCCGTATATTAAATCATTAA
- a CDS encoding ketoacyl-ACP synthase III translates to MYKSKARITAIGSYVPERRLTNYDLEEIVETNDEWIVKRTGIKERRIAHEEEFTSDISYKAVKNLMERYDKSVDDVDMIIVCTFTPDFKTPSVASLIQAKLGIKNTGAIDLNAACAGFTYGLYVANGLITSGLNKKILVIGADTLSKITDYTDRTTCVLFGDGGGAVLVEYDEQQPSFISSHLGSEGEGGNKLYSTHLSKCINGEELIVSGYIVQNGREVYKWAVTTVPIGMQSFMKKTSIDLKDVDWFVPHSANLRMIESICERSGFPIERTLYSMVDYGNTSSATIPLSLDKGVREGKIRNGNNLLLYGFGGGLAHAGLLINWTL, encoded by the coding sequence ATGTATAAATCAAAAGCACGTATTACTGCGATAGGTTCGTATGTTCCGGAACGGCGGTTAACAAATTACGATTTAGAAGAAATAGTCGAAACAAATGATGAATGGATTGTTAAACGTACTGGAATAAAAGAACGAAGAATAGCACATGAAGAGGAGTTTACAAGTGATATAAGTTATAAAGCTGTAAAGAATTTAATGGAACGATACGATAAATCAGTCGATGATGTGGATATGATTATCGTCTGTACATTTACTCCTGACTTCAAAACTCCGAGCGTAGCTTCTTTAATCCAAGCAAAGTTAGGTATTAAGAACACAGGGGCTATTGATTTAAACGCTGCTTGTGCAGGATTTACTTATGGATTGTATGTAGCCAATGGGTTGATAACATCTGGTTTAAACAAGAAAATTCTTGTTATCGGTGCTGATACATTATCTAAAATTACTGACTATACAGACAGAACAACCTGTGTACTATTTGGAGATGGTGGAGGAGCAGTTCTCGTTGAATATGATGAACAACAACCAAGTTTTATTTCTTCACATTTAGGTTCGGAAGGAGAAGGTGGAAATAAGTTATATTCTACACATTTGTCTAAATGTATAAACGGTGAAGAATTAATAGTTAGTGGTTATATTGTTCAAAACGGTCGAGAGGTCTACAAGTGGGCTGTTACAACCGTACCAATAGGAATGCAATCTTTTATGAAAAAAACTTCAATAGATTTAAAAGATGTTGATTGGTTTGTTCCTCATAGTGCAAATTTAAGAATGATTGAGTCTATATGTGAAAGAAGCGGGTTTCCTATTGAGCGGACATTATATAGCATGGTCGATTATGGAAATACTTCATCAGCAACCATACCATTGTCATTAGATAAAGGTGTACGTGAAGGGAAAATAAGAAATGGTAATAATCTTTTATTATATGGCTTCGGAGGTGGTTTAGCGCATGCAGGATTGCTTATCAATTGGACTCTTTAA
- the cysI gene encoding assimilatory sulfite reductase (NADPH) hemoprotein subunit — protein MVTKILKAPEGPPSDVERIKEESDYLRGTLRESMLDRLSAGIPEDDNRLMKFHGSYLQDDRDLRNERQKQKLEPAYQFMLRVRLPGGVATPAQWLVMDELAQKNANGTLKLTTRMTFQMHGILKWNMKKTIQEIHASLLDTIAACGDVNRNVMCNPNPYQSEIHSEVYEWSKRLSDYLLPRTRAYHELWLDEEKVAGTPEMEEVEPMYGPLYLPRKFKIGIAVPPSNDIDVFSQDLGFIAIVEDGKLVGFNVAIGGGMGMTHGDKTTYPQLAKVIGFCTPGQILEVAEKVITIQRDYGNRSERKNARFKYTVDRLGLETVKNELENRLGWRLVEAKPYHFDHNGDRYGWVEGVQGKWHFTLFVQGGRVADFDDYKLKTGLREIAKIHTGDFRLTPNQNLIIANVSSQNKKKINELIEQYGLTDGKHYTALRRSSLACVALPTCGLAMAEAERYLPVLLDKIEAIIDENGLRDEEITIRMTGCPNGCARHALGEIGFIGKAPGKYNMYLGAAFDGSRLSKMYRENIGEEEILSELRVLLSRYAKERQEGEHFGDFVIRARIVKATTDGTNFHD, from the coding sequence ATGGTGACCAAAATTTTAAAAGCCCCGGAAGGACCGCCAAGCGATGTAGAACGCATAAAAGAAGAAAGCGACTATTTGCGCGGCACGCTGAGGGAATCAATGCTGGACCGGCTCAGCGCCGGAATTCCCGAAGATGACAATCGCCTGATGAAATTTCACGGCAGTTACTTGCAGGATGACCGGGATCTGCGCAACGAGCGCCAAAAGCAAAAACTTGAACCTGCCTATCAGTTCATGCTCCGCGTCCGTTTGCCTGGCGGTGTAGCAACACCTGCCCAATGGCTTGTCATGGACGAACTTGCCCAAAAAAACGCAAACGGCACCTTAAAACTGACAACACGGATGACGTTCCAAATGCATGGGATTTTAAAATGGAATATGAAAAAAACGATCCAGGAAATCCATGCGTCCCTTTTGGATACGATTGCCGCGTGCGGGGACGTGAACCGGAATGTCATGTGCAACCCGAATCCATACCAATCCGAGATCCATTCTGAAGTTTATGAATGGTCGAAACGATTAAGCGATTATTTATTGCCGCGCACAAGAGCATATCATGAGCTTTGGCTTGATGAAGAAAAAGTGGCCGGCACGCCTGAAATGGAAGAAGTCGAACCGATGTACGGACCGCTTTATTTGCCGCGGAAGTTTAAGATCGGTATCGCCGTTCCGCCTTCAAATGACATTGATGTCTTTTCGCAGGACCTTGGATTCATTGCGATTGTTGAAGATGGCAAGCTTGTCGGATTTAACGTGGCGATCGGCGGCGGTATGGGAATGACACACGGCGACAAAACGACATATCCGCAGCTTGCCAAAGTAATCGGTTTTTGTACACCAGGCCAAATTCTTGAGGTGGCGGAAAAAGTCATCACGATTCAGCGTGACTACGGGAACCGTTCCGAACGCAAAAATGCCCGGTTCAAGTACACTGTTGACCGGCTCGGACTGGAAACAGTCAAGAATGAACTTGAAAACCGCCTCGGCTGGAGGCTGGTCGAAGCGAAACCGTATCATTTCGACCATAACGGCGACCGCTACGGCTGGGTGGAAGGCGTTCAAGGAAAATGGCACTTTACGCTGTTTGTCCAAGGCGGACGCGTTGCGGATTTTGATGACTATAAACTGAAGACCGGCCTGCGTGAAATCGCCAAAATCCATACCGGTGATTTCCGGCTGACGCCCAATCAAAACCTGATCATTGCCAATGTATCCAGCCAGAATAAGAAAAAGATCAATGAACTGATCGAACAATACGGTTTGACAGATGGCAAGCATTATACAGCACTCCGCCGCAGTTCGCTTGCTTGCGTCGCTCTTCCGACGTGCGGACTTGCGATGGCAGAAGCAGAACGCTATTTGCCGGTCCTTCTTGACAAGATTGAGGCCATTATTGATGAAAACGGCCTGCGCGACGAAGAAATTACCATCCGCATGACAGGCTGCCCCAACGGCTGTGCCCGCCATGCGCTCGGCGAAATTGGTTTTATCGGCAAGGCGCCCGGCAAATACAATATGTATCTCGGCGCAGCCTTTGACGGCAGCCGCCTAAGCAAAATGTACCGCGAAAACATCGGGGAAGAAGAAATTTTGAGCGAACTGCGTGTGCTTCTTTCCCGCTACGCAAAGGAACGGCAGGAAGGCGAGCACTTCGGTGACTTTGTCATCCGGGCACGTATAGTCAAAGCTACGACAGACGGCACGAATTTTCATGATTGA
- a CDS encoding transporter substrate-binding domain-containing protein, translating to MAKTKKFLKLAFISLLAVVMLAACGSKKTEEANGGSSESAKNTLETIKERDKIIFGVKHDTRLFGLKNPSTGEVEGFDIDIAKALAKEILGDESKVEFKEVTSKTRIPLLQKGDIDAIVATMTITEERKKEVDFTDVYFEAGQSLLVKKDSPIKGLEDIKKGTKVLAVKGSTSSQNIREKAPEATVLEFENYAEAFTALKSGQGDALTTDNAILYGMADENPSFHLVGGTFTDEPYGIAVKKGEKELLDELNKALKTIKSNGEYDKIYKKWIKEDFSK from the coding sequence ATGGCTAAAACAAAGAAGTTTCTTAAACTTGCATTTATTTCATTGTTGGCGGTTGTCATGCTGGCAGCCTGCGGCAGCAAGAAAACTGAAGAGGCAAACGGAGGCAGCAGCGAGAGTGCGAAAAATACACTCGAAACCATCAAAGAACGTGACAAAATTATTTTCGGTGTTAAGCATGATACAAGATTGTTCGGGCTAAAGAACCCTAGCACCGGAGAAGTGGAAGGATTTGATATTGATATTGCCAAGGCGCTTGCGAAGGAAATCCTCGGGGATGAATCAAAAGTGGAATTTAAAGAGGTTACTTCAAAAACAAGGATTCCATTGCTTCAAAAAGGTGATATTGATGCAATTGTTGCAACAATGACAATTACAGAAGAACGCAAAAAAGAAGTTGATTTTACGGATGTATACTTTGAAGCTGGCCAATCTCTCCTTGTTAAAAAGGACAGTCCGATTAAGGGATTGGAAGACATTAAAAAAGGAACGAAAGTATTGGCAGTTAAAGGTTCTACTTCCTCCCAAAACATCCGTGAAAAAGCGCCGGAAGCAACAGTATTGGAGTTTGAAAACTATGCAGAAGCATTTACAGCTCTTAAATCAGGCCAAGGTGACGCACTAACTACTGATAACGCCATTCTCTACGGGATGGCTGATGAGAATCCTTCCTTCCATCTTGTCGGCGGAACCTTTACCGATGAACCATACGGAATCGCGGTGAAAAAAGGTGAAAAAGAACTGCTGGATGAGCTGAACAAAGCGCTTAAAACAATAAAGTCTAATGGTGAATATGACAAAATCTACAAAAAGTGGATTAAGGAAGATTTTTCGAAATAA
- a CDS encoding amino acid ABC transporter permease has protein sequence MDFIGAYSPDHLKFLLEGFYVTLKVAFFSIILSFLIGGLIGTLRYAKIPIISKLLTLIVEAIRNLPLLLIIFFTYFALQDIGITLSITVSAITALTIFESAMLSEIIRSGLNSIDKGQIEAARSSGLNYTQTLRYIIMPQALRRMVPPIVSQFISLLKDTSLAVVIALPELTHNAQIINGQKTSYIIPIFLLVALMYFAVNYTLSIIARRLEAKSI, from the coding sequence ATGGACTTTATTGGTGCATACTCACCCGATCATCTAAAATTTCTGCTTGAAGGCTTTTATGTTACACTTAAAGTAGCCTTCTTTTCAATTATCTTAAGTTTTCTTATCGGAGGCTTGATAGGAACGTTACGATACGCAAAAATACCTATTATTTCCAAATTGCTCACCCTGATCGTTGAAGCAATCAGAAATTTACCGCTCCTATTGATTATTTTTTTTACATATTTTGCCTTACAGGACATTGGTATTACACTTAGCATCACTGTATCCGCAATAACAGCTTTAACGATTTTCGAATCGGCCATGCTATCGGAAATTATTCGGAGCGGTTTGAATTCGATTGATAAAGGGCAAATTGAAGCAGCCCGTTCATCAGGGCTCAACTATACCCAGACACTTAGGTACATTATTATGCCTCAAGCGCTTCGCAGAATGGTACCGCCGATTGTCAGCCAGTTTATTTCGCTGTTAAAAGACACATCACTTGCCGTTGTTATTGCACTTCCGGAACTCACCCATAATGCACAAATCATAAACGGCCAAAAAACTTCCTACATCATTCCGATATTTCTTTTGGTGGCACTTATGTATTTTGCTGTTAACTACACGCTCTCAATCATTGCTCGGAGACTGGAAGCGAAAAGTATTTAA